The proteins below come from a single Necator americanus strain Aroian chromosome V, whole genome shotgun sequence genomic window:
- a CDS encoding hypothetical protein (NECATOR_CHRV.G17348.T1), with protein MDCARNVRIGESVSIGYNTGVTMTANATPGVVTDNTPNAFSFPSQSSQMPYFNFPPNYTPASDFSSWANAQSTAGWYQPDPRFAINRFGGPNLGLNIAASQGLVNSMSRRKRRVLFTQQQVNELERQFRHKKYLSAQDREILAKNIGLSPTQVKIWFQNQRYKHKRQDKERAMSKGGRENSESPGSHEDSDGETMVTDIKPEKIDGEEKASAFPSPAAVNDTSCLPDINNPIYQQAMYQQHAYIPQGITFPFAQGYPTTGQYPYSQYRL; from the exons atgGATTGTGCTCGTAATGTTCGGATAGGAGAAAGTGTATCGATAGGTTACAATACCG GTGTCACGATGACTGCGAATGCCACTCCTGGAGTCGTTACGGACAACACTCCGAACGCCTTCAGTTTTCCATCACAGTCCAGTCAAATGccatattttaattttcctcCAAATTACACTCCAGCTAGCGACTTTTCAag ctggGCGAATGCACAATCGACAGCCGGCTGGTACCAACCCGATCCACGATTCGCAA TAAATCGTTTCGGTGGCCCAAATTTGGGACTAAACATCGCTGCATCGCAAGGGCTTGTGAATTCGATGAGCAGAAGGAAGCGACGGGTGCTGTTCACTCAACAACAG GTTAACGAATTAGAGCGACAATTCCGCCACAAGAAATATCTTAGTGCCCAGGATCGCGAGATCCTCGCCAAGAATATCGGGCTCTCGCCCACTCAG GTTAAAATCTGGTTTCAAAATCAACGTTACAAGCATAAGAGACAGGATAAGGAGCGAGCGATGAGTAAAGGAGGCCGAGAAAACAGCGAATCACCCGGAAGCCATGAGGATAGCGATGGCGAGACTATGGTTACAGA TATCAAACCAGAAAAAATCGACGGTGAAGAGAAAGCGTCCGCGTTTCCCTCTCCGGCAGCTGTCAACGATACGTCCTGTCTTCCGGACATCAATAATCCGATTTATCAGCAG GCGATGTACCAACAACACGCCTACATCCCGCAGGGCATCACATTCCCGTTCGCTCAGGGCTACCCAACTACTGGTCAATATCCCTATTCACAATATCGATTGTAA
- a CDS encoding hypothetical protein (NECATOR_CHRV.G17348.T2) — translation MTANATPGVVTDNTPNAFSFPSQSSQMPYFNFPPNYTPASDFSSWANAQSTAGWYQPDPRFAINRFGGPNLGLNIAASQGLVNSMSRRKRRVLFTQQQVNELERQFRHKKYLSAQDREILAKNIGLSPTQVKIWFQNQRYKHKRQDKERAMSKGGRENSESPGSHEDSDGETMVTDIKPEKIDGEEKASAFPSPAAVNDTSCLPDINNPIYQQAMYQQHAYIPQGITFPFAQGYPTTGQYPYSQYRL, via the exons ATGACTGCGAATGCCACTCCTGGAGTCGTTACGGACAACACTCCGAACGCCTTCAGTTTTCCATCACAGTCCAGTCAAATGccatattttaattttcctcCAAATTACACTCCAGCTAGCGACTTTTCAag ctggGCGAATGCACAATCGACAGCCGGCTGGTACCAACCCGATCCACGATTCGCAA TAAATCGTTTCGGTGGCCCAAATTTGGGACTAAACATCGCTGCATCGCAAGGGCTTGTGAATTCGATGAGCAGAAGGAAGCGACGGGTGCTGTTCACTCAACAACAG GTTAACGAATTAGAGCGACAATTCCGCCACAAGAAATATCTTAGTGCCCAGGATCGCGAGATCCTCGCCAAGAATATCGGGCTCTCGCCCACTCAG GTTAAAATCTGGTTTCAAAATCAACGTTACAAGCATAAGAGACAGGATAAGGAGCGAGCGATGAGTAAAGGAGGCCGAGAAAACAGCGAATCACCCGGAAGCCATGAGGATAGCGATGGCGAGACTATGGTTACAGA TATCAAACCAGAAAAAATCGACGGTGAAGAGAAAGCGTCCGCGTTTCCCTCTCCGGCAGCTGTCAACGATACGTCCTGTCTTCCGGACATCAATAATCCGATTTATCAGCAG GCGATGTACCAACAACACGCCTACATCCCGCAGGGCATCACATTCCCGTTCGCTCAGGGCTACCCAACTACTGGTCAATATCCCTATTCACAATATCGATTGTAA